A genomic window from Serratia liquefaciens includes:
- a CDS encoding fimbria/pilus outer membrane usher protein, translated as MAHKRITTLTPKRLVRLINGVIYFSAVPFSFSHMAMAEEQFNTSFIHGDDNIAQVAALSSGDDILPGKYPFDIYLNGQRIDHRDIEFKKDAKDTPVTPCLTAQDYQDYGVKLPGDMKTEGAAQCYALSQQISGAKLSYDAAIQRMDLEVPQIFLEPRPQGAISPKVYDRGINAGFVNYNFSGNHNNYRNNANDKTSDYYFLSLNNGINVGNWRLRNNSTLNQQSGAGTHWNTVSSWAETDIVSLRSRLVIGQTNTNNNVFDSIQFRGVQISSANDMLPESQRGYAPVVRGVASTNARVEIRQNGYTIYSTNVPPGPFALTDIFPSTLSGNLNVTVIEANGSRTSFVVPFSSVPNMLREGIWDYQMTAGKYHDGTTKYQPKFVQGTLSHGMAYDITPYGGVLVAENYRSAVVGMGKNMGVWGAVSFDMSYSDTNLVNGDDKQGESFRFLYSKSLNDWGTEFQIAGYRYSTSGYYDFSDAVAERDRYENGVYRNDYYDENDRNLGVPDWAESRRRTYYTSRFNNKRQRVELSINQRIAGNSTLYTNISNQSYWGGSGQDRTVQTGFNSSYKNISYGVFYQDSRSNYGYKDRSINMSVSIPFSFFSRDSSDMTASFNAGHSKQSGNTYSAGLSGTALDDNRLNYAVQSGHDRYSGQTSSANVGYQGSMGTVNAGYSYSKDYQQSTLGVSGGIVAHSGGVTLTQPLQNTFVLVEAKDAKGVRLENQPGVAIDRFGYAVMTSASPYRHNRVALRTEDIGNGLDIPMAARDVVPTYGAITRVKFETHTGQSLLVHSKLLDGSVPPIGANVFSADGKNNGTVGTNGDIYISGASAGDRLLVKWGSDAGDSCSLVVPELKSATEQLMGYQELSLTCGKP; from the coding sequence ATGGCACATAAAAGAATAACAACCCTCACGCCAAAACGTTTGGTCAGGCTGATTAATGGTGTAATTTATTTTTCTGCGGTGCCATTTTCATTCTCTCATATGGCCATGGCGGAGGAGCAGTTCAACACCTCCTTCATCCATGGCGATGACAACATTGCCCAGGTGGCAGCGTTGTCCAGCGGCGATGATATCCTGCCAGGTAAATATCCGTTCGATATTTACCTGAACGGACAGCGTATCGATCACCGTGACATCGAATTCAAAAAAGACGCCAAAGACACGCCGGTAACGCCTTGCCTGACTGCGCAGGATTACCAGGACTACGGTGTAAAACTGCCGGGCGATATGAAAACCGAAGGTGCCGCGCAGTGCTACGCTCTGTCACAGCAAATTTCGGGTGCCAAGCTAAGCTATGACGCAGCCATACAGCGTATGGATTTGGAAGTGCCGCAGATATTCCTGGAGCCGCGTCCACAGGGTGCTATCTCGCCGAAGGTTTACGATCGCGGGATTAACGCCGGTTTCGTTAACTATAACTTCAGCGGCAACCATAATAATTACCGTAATAACGCCAACGATAAAACATCCGACTACTACTTCCTGAGCCTGAACAACGGCATCAATGTCGGTAATTGGCGCCTGCGTAACAACTCGACGCTGAATCAGCAGTCGGGTGCCGGCACGCACTGGAATACCGTTTCAAGCTGGGCGGAAACCGACATTGTTTCCCTGCGCAGCCGTCTGGTGATTGGCCAGACCAACACCAATAACAATGTATTCGACAGCATTCAGTTCCGCGGTGTGCAGATTTCCAGCGCCAACGATATGCTGCCAGAAAGCCAGCGCGGTTACGCGCCGGTGGTCCGTGGCGTGGCGTCGACCAACGCCCGCGTTGAGATCCGCCAAAACGGCTACACCATTTACAGCACCAACGTGCCGCCGGGTCCGTTTGCGCTGACCGACATCTTCCCGAGCACCCTGAGCGGTAACCTCAACGTCACGGTCATTGAGGCCAACGGTTCAAGAACCTCTTTCGTGGTGCCGTTCTCTTCCGTGCCGAACATGCTGCGCGAAGGGATCTGGGACTACCAGATGACCGCCGGTAAATACCATGACGGCACCACCAAATACCAGCCAAAGTTTGTGCAAGGCACCTTGTCCCACGGCATGGCGTATGACATCACGCCTTATGGTGGGGTACTGGTCGCGGAAAATTACCGTTCGGCGGTAGTGGGCATGGGCAAAAACATGGGTGTCTGGGGGGCAGTTTCCTTCGATATGTCCTATTCCGACACCAACTTGGTCAACGGTGACGACAAACAGGGGGAGAGCTTCCGCTTCCTGTACTCCAAATCGCTCAACGACTGGGGCACCGAATTCCAGATCGCCGGTTACCGTTACTCGACCTCTGGTTACTATGATTTCTCTGATGCGGTTGCGGAACGCGATCGCTATGAAAACGGCGTCTACCGTAACGATTACTACGACGAGAATGACCGCAATCTGGGCGTGCCGGATTGGGCGGAATCACGTCGCCGTACCTATTACACCAGCCGTTTCAACAACAAACGCCAGCGTGTAGAGTTGTCGATCAACCAGCGTATTGCCGGTAACTCAACGCTGTACACCAATATCAGCAACCAGTCATATTGGGGCGGCTCCGGTCAGGATCGTACGGTTCAAACCGGCTTTAACAGCAGCTACAAAAATATCAGCTACGGCGTGTTCTATCAGGACAGCCGCAGCAACTACGGTTATAAAGATCGCAGCATCAACATGAGCGTCTCTATTCCGTTCAGCTTCTTCAGCCGCGATTCGTCTGATATGACGGCCAGCTTCAACGCCGGTCACAGCAAGCAGAGCGGTAATACATACAGCGCCGGCCTGAGCGGCACCGCGCTAGACGATAACCGCCTGAACTATGCGGTGCAAAGTGGCCACGATCGTTACTCCGGCCAAACCAGCTCGGCTAACGTCGGCTACCAGGGCAGCATGGGTACCGTCAATGCCGGTTACAGCTACAGCAAAGACTATCAGCAGTCTACCCTGGGCGTGTCGGGCGGTATCGTGGCGCACTCCGGCGGCGTAACGTTGACCCAGCCGCTGCAAAATACCTTTGTGCTGGTAGAGGCCAAAGATGCCAAGGGCGTCCGTCTGGAAAACCAGCCGGGTGTGGCTATCGACCGCTTCGGTTACGCGGTGATGACTTCGGCCTCACCTTATCGTCACAACCGTGTGGCATTGCGCACCGAAGATATCGGCAATGGCCTGGATATCCCGATGGCGGCCCGCGACGTGGTACCGACATATGGCGCCATTACCCGCGTGAAATTTGAAACGCATACCGGCCAAAGCCTGCTGGTACACAGTAAACTGTTGGACGGCAGCGTACCGCCAATCGGCGCCAACGTGTTTAGCGCCGACGGCAAGAACAACGGTACCGTGGGTACCAATGGGGATATTTATATCTCCGGCGCATCCGCAGGGGATCGCCTGTTGGTTAAATGGGGCAGCGATGCCGGCGACAGCTGTTCACTGGTGGTGCCGGAACTGAAATCGGCGACCGAACAGCTGATGGGCTATCAGGAACTTTCGCTGACCTGCGGAAAACCGTAA
- a CDS encoding fimbrial protein: MSSLLLKHKNLGLAAGLLVTLGTFSQSSFALSCKQNGSVSQIITLDKPIKVSTANTAAGALLWRSQTFTSTFQCIDDRDYPKGENAYLYWDPKKDMRNIDKSIEVGVNYNSVDYKLTNGARQDVGPGTQCRPNGRGGCAKPAQSLSVTVTYSLYIKATGAAPPAGGKITNNGTYSVFQVDGVGGLNNVVGSNFNAYINGLGNIQFISCNPKITVVANNGSTVNFGTIPRQNAVAGKIEKQVPFSVSANMSDPATGQDCKGETLQASFSSTYPVQDATTILPTSDSGFGILISQAATPNTPIKMNSPVDLGLVNGSTVEKNFMASLKWLNTNPKVGPFTASANIDVTFK; encoded by the coding sequence ATGTCTTCTTTGTTGTTAAAACATAAAAACCTCGGGCTGGCGGCAGGGCTGCTGGTCACGCTGGGGACGTTCTCGCAGAGCAGCTTTGCGCTGTCTTGTAAGCAGAATGGCAGCGTCAGTCAGATTATTACGCTGGATAAGCCGATTAAAGTGTCAACCGCTAATACGGCGGCGGGGGCCCTGCTGTGGCGCTCGCAAACCTTCACATCGACTTTCCAATGTATCGATGACCGTGATTATCCCAAGGGCGAAAATGCCTATCTTTATTGGGATCCGAAGAAGGACATGCGCAATATCGACAAGTCTATCGAGGTCGGCGTCAACTACAACAGCGTGGATTATAAGCTGACCAATGGCGCAAGACAGGATGTTGGTCCGGGTACACAATGTCGTCCAAATGGTCGCGGTGGTTGTGCCAAACCAGCCCAATCCTTGAGTGTGACGGTGACCTACTCGCTTTATATCAAGGCGACAGGGGCTGCACCGCCTGCAGGTGGGAAGATCACCAACAATGGCACTTATTCCGTATTTCAGGTTGATGGGGTCGGCGGTCTCAACAACGTGGTTGGCAGCAACTTCAATGCCTATATTAACGGGCTGGGAAATATTCAGTTTATTTCCTGCAATCCGAAAATCACCGTAGTGGCTAACAATGGTTCAACAGTGAATTTTGGCACCATTCCGCGTCAGAATGCGGTAGCTGGCAAGATAGAAAAACAAGTACCGTTCTCGGTCAGCGCCAATATGTCTGATCCGGCTACCGGTCAGGATTGTAAGGGCGAGACACTGCAGGCCAGTTTCAGCTCCACTTATCCAGTGCAGGACGCTACGACGATCTTGCCAACCAGCGACAGTGGATTTGGTATCTTGATTTCGCAGGCGGCGACACCAAACACGCCAATCAAGATGAATTCCCCGGTTGATCTGGGCCTGGTCAATGGTAGCACCGTTGAAAAGAACTTCATGGCTAGCCTGAAATGGCTGAATACCAACCCGAAGGTGGGGCCATTCACCGCGTCGGCCAATATCGACGTCACCTTTAAGTAA
- a CDS encoding helix-turn-helix domain-containing protein: MDRVNIIHDLLDWIETHLDQPLLLDNVAAKSGYSKWHLQRMFRSTTGHALGSYIRERRLSQAAQALRSTPRPILDIALQFHFDSQPSFSRAFKKQFGKTPAVYRRTTRWDVAEMHPQPIEPLNGHRHESPGVHLWYAGKCLDKVCTNWVGQH, translated from the coding sequence ATGGATCGCGTTAATATCATTCACGATTTGCTGGACTGGATTGAAACCCATCTGGATCAGCCGTTACTGTTAGACAACGTAGCGGCGAAGTCAGGCTACTCCAAGTGGCACCTGCAAAGGATGTTCCGCAGCACTACCGGGCATGCTTTAGGCAGTTATATCCGCGAGCGTCGACTGTCGCAAGCCGCGCAAGCGCTGCGTTCGACCCCTCGCCCTATTCTCGACATCGCCCTGCAATTCCATTTTGATTCCCAACCGTCTTTTTCACGCGCATTTAAGAAACAGTTCGGCAAAACGCCGGCGGTTTACCGTCGCACTACCCGCTGGGACGTTGCAGAGATGCATCCACAGCCGATAGAGCCGCTGAACGGGCATCGCCATGAGTCCCCTGGCGTGCATCTGTGGTATGCCGGTAAATGCCTGGATAAGGTTTGCACCAACTGGGTGGGTCAACACTGA
- the mqo gene encoding malate dehydrogenase (quinone), which yields MKKLLVLIFCLNLFGVTQQATAEENKSVDVVLIGGGIMSATLGTYLHELEPNWSIDMYERMNGVAEESSNGWNNAGTGHSAFAEMNYTPEKKDGTIDISKAVVVNESFEISRQFWSYQVKNNVLKDPKSFINSVPHMSFVWGDDNVNFLRKRYAALQHSTLFRGMEYSEDPNQIKQWAPLVMNGRDPAQKIAATRMPLGTDVNFGVITHQLVDTLTKNPNFKLNLSHEVRDIKRNADNTWRVTVADLNRDGKETTVNAKFVFIGAGGASLTLLQKTGIPEADGYGAFPVGGQFLVTTNPEIADQHLAKVYGLASVGSPPMSVPHLDTRMLDGKRVLLFGPFATFSGKFLKNGSLFDLLHSLSTSNLMPMTHVGLDNFDLVKYLVGQLMMNDDDRFAALKEYFPDAKQADWKLWTAGQRVQIIKKDADKGGLLQFGTEVVSSQDGSIAALLGASPGASTAAPIMLHLMETVFKDKVATPEWQSKLKEIIPSYGHKLNGDIEMTNKIRGYTSSVLQLDYIEVKPETN from the coding sequence ATGAAAAAATTACTCGTCCTGATCTTCTGTCTGAACCTGTTCGGCGTTACGCAACAGGCGACGGCGGAAGAGAATAAGTCCGTTGATGTGGTACTGATCGGCGGTGGCATCATGAGCGCCACGCTGGGGACCTACCTGCATGAGCTGGAGCCAAACTGGTCCATCGACATGTATGAGCGCATGAACGGCGTTGCGGAAGAAAGCTCCAACGGCTGGAATAACGCCGGTACCGGTCACTCCGCCTTCGCTGAAATGAACTATACCCCAGAAAAAAAAGACGGCACCATCGACATCAGCAAAGCCGTGGTGGTTAACGAGTCTTTTGAAATCTCTCGTCAATTCTGGTCTTATCAGGTGAAAAATAACGTCCTGAAAGATCCAAAATCCTTTATTAACAGCGTGCCGCACATGAGCTTTGTCTGGGGTGACGACAACGTCAACTTCCTGCGCAAACGCTATGCCGCACTGCAACACAGCACCCTGTTCCGTGGTATGGAGTACTCAGAAGACCCTAACCAGATTAAACAGTGGGCACCGCTGGTAATGAACGGCCGCGATCCGGCGCAGAAAATTGCTGCGACCCGCATGCCACTGGGTACCGACGTTAACTTTGGCGTGATCACCCACCAACTGGTGGACACGCTGACCAAAAACCCGAACTTCAAGCTGAACCTGAGCCATGAAGTCCGTGATATCAAGCGCAACGCCGACAACACCTGGCGCGTCACCGTGGCCGATCTGAACCGTGACGGTAAAGAAACCACCGTGAATGCCAAATTCGTGTTTATCGGCGCGGGCGGTGCTTCTCTGACGCTGCTGCAGAAAACCGGCATTCCCGAAGCCGACGGCTACGGTGCCTTCCCGGTCGGCGGTCAGTTCCTGGTCACCACCAACCCGGAAATCGCTGACCAACACCTGGCCAAGGTTTATGGCCTGGCCAGCGTAGGTTCACCGCCGATGTCGGTTCCGCATCTGGATACCCGCATGCTGGACGGCAAGCGTGTCTTGCTGTTCGGACCGTTCGCTACCTTCTCCGGCAAGTTCCTGAAAAACGGTTCACTGTTCGACCTGCTGCACTCCCTGAGCACCTCGAACCTGATGCCAATGACCCATGTCGGTCTGGATAACTTCGACCTGGTGAAATACCTGGTGGGTCAGTTGATGATGAACGACGATGACCGTTTCGCCGCGCTGAAAGAGTATTTCCCTGATGCCAAACAGGCGGACTGGAAGCTGTGGACCGCAGGCCAACGCGTGCAGATCATCAAGAAAGACGCTGACAAAGGCGGCTTGCTGCAGTTCGGTACCGAAGTGGTCAGTTCCCAAGACGGCAGCATTGCCGCCCTGCTGGGGGCATCGCCGGGTGCCTCGACGGCAGCACCGATCATGTTGCATCTGATGGAAACCGTGTTCAAAGATAAAGTGGCTACGCCGGAATGGCAGAGCAAGCTGAAAGAGATCATTCCGTCCTACGGCCACAAGCTGAACGGCGATATTGAAATGACCAACAAGATCCGCGGCTACACCAGCAGCGTGTTGCAGTTGGACTATATCGAAGTGAAGCCGGAAACTAACTGA
- a CDS encoding GNAT family N-acetyltransferase, translating to MHLITLPFATERLQLRRFTPDDLEAYSAYHRLPEVYRYLYAPTPDSTQLADQLTQAIASRFSQDGDIFYCAVTLKDSGELIGEVLLKLANRAALQAEIGYIFNPAYAGKGYAAEAVQAVLDRGFNQVGCHRIFARLDAANQGSIGVVERLGMRKEAHLRQNDRFNGQWGDELIYALLKEEWRQA from the coding sequence TTGCATTTGATTACCCTGCCCTTCGCCACCGAACGTCTGCAACTGCGCCGCTTCACGCCCGACGATCTCGAAGCCTACTCGGCTTACCACCGTTTGCCGGAAGTCTATCGTTATCTTTATGCCCCCACCCCGGACAGCACGCAACTGGCCGATCAGCTGACTCAGGCGATAGCTTCGCGCTTCAGCCAGGACGGCGATATTTTTTATTGTGCCGTCACCCTGAAGGACAGCGGAGAGTTGATCGGTGAAGTCTTGCTGAAACTGGCTAACCGCGCAGCATTACAGGCCGAGATCGGTTATATCTTCAACCCGGCCTACGCCGGTAAAGGTTATGCTGCCGAAGCCGTGCAAGCGGTGTTGGATCGGGGGTTTAACCAAGTGGGCTGCCACCGCATTTTTGCCAGGCTCGATGCAGCCAATCAGGGATCTATCGGGGTCGTCGAACGTCTGGGGATGCGCAAAGAGGCGCACCTGCGACAAAACGATCGTTTCAACGGCCAATGGGGCGATGAACTGATTTATGCACTGTTGAAGGAGGAGTGGCGGCAGGCTTGA